In Helicobacter mastomyrinus, a single genomic region encodes these proteins:
- the tkt gene encoding transketolase, translating to MQSLPQITEQDLPLLQKMSHTLAFLCADMVQKANSGHPGAPMGLADIASVLSFHLRLAPHNPTWLNRDRIIFSGGHASALVYALLHLWGFDVSMKDLQSFRTLGSKTPGHPEYGHTQGVEITTGPLGQGVANAVGIAMASKYTQNLFGKEIISHYVYCLCGDGDLQEGISYEAASLAGHHKLHNLIVIYDSNNITIEGDTNVSMSEDICKRFEAQGWQVLNCDGHNILAFHNALTRAKDSTKPTLIIAKTIIAKNALDLEGSHKAHGAPLGEEIIAKAKAKLGLEAQSFYVPDDVKFTFGLMRERGELAFKQWHKQYENLPQITRERFDNMQNVDNSRIAYPHFELGESMATRVSNGKILNAISQSLEGFIGGSADLAPSNNTHLENEGDFPQGKNWHFGIREHAMGAISNGVANYGLFLPFCATFFVFSDYMSPSVRVASLMKSKVYYIWTHDSIGVGEDGATHQPIEQLSHFRAMPNLLVFRPADGNENVACWQVGLDSAVPCAFVLSRQNLPIIVPYTSTLKEQVQKGAYVLSPADNAAVTLMASGSEVSLALKASEALQAKGIVAQVVSVPCLDLLLKQPKSYRESLSQGSKVLAIEASRGLEWYVVADYVIGMQSFGASGKGEGLFTHFGFSVEHIVEVAQQLLGADS from the coding sequence ATGCAGAGCCTACCACAAATCACAGAACAGGATTTACCACTATTGCAAAAGATGTCCCATACGCTTGCATTTTTATGTGCCGATATGGTGCAAAAGGCTAATAGCGGGCACCCGGGTGCACCTATGGGACTTGCAGATATAGCAAGTGTGCTTAGTTTTCATCTCCGCCTTGCTCCGCATAATCCCACTTGGCTTAATCGCGATAGAATCATTTTTAGCGGTGGACACGCGAGTGCGCTTGTATATGCGCTTTTGCATTTATGGGGCTTTGATGTGAGTATGAAAGATTTGCAATCTTTTCGCACACTTGGCTCTAAAACGCCCGGACACCCAGAATACGGACATACACAAGGTGTTGAAATCACCACAGGACCATTGGGGCAGGGTGTGGCAAATGCTGTGGGTATAGCTATGGCGAGTAAATACACACAGAATCTCTTTGGTAAAGAGATTATTTCCCATTATGTGTATTGTCTATGTGGTGATGGAGATTTGCAAGAGGGCATTAGCTATGAGGCTGCTTCCCTTGCAGGACATCATAAGCTTCATAATCTCATTGTGATTTATGATAGTAATAATATTACGATTGAGGGTGATACAAATGTGAGTATGAGCGAGGATATATGCAAACGTTTTGAAGCGCAAGGCTGGCAAGTGCTAAATTGTGATGGGCATAATATCTTAGCATTTCATAATGCCCTCACTCGCGCTAAAGATTCTACAAAGCCGACATTAATCATCGCAAAGACAATTATTGCAAAAAATGCCCTTGACCTAGAGGGTAGTCATAAAGCGCACGGCGCACCTTTGGGAGAGGAGATTATTGCAAAGGCAAAGGCAAAGCTAGGGCTAGAGGCGCAATCTTTCTATGTGCCCGATGATGTGAAATTTACCTTTGGCTTGATGAGGGAGCGAGGGGAACTCGCCTTTAAGCAATGGCATAAGCAATATGAGAATCTCCCGCAAATCACTAGAGAGCGCTTTGATAATATGCAAAATGTAGATAATTCACGCATTGCCTATCCCCACTTTGAGCTAGGAGAAAGTATGGCTACACGTGTGAGTAATGGCAAGATTCTTAATGCTATCTCTCAAAGCCTAGAGGGTTTTATAGGGGGGAGCGCGGATTTAGCTCCATCAAACAATACGCATTTAGAGAATGAGGGAGACTTCCCCCAAGGCAAAAATTGGCATTTTGGCATTAGGGAGCACGCAATGGGGGCAATCTCTAATGGTGTGGCAAATTATGGGCTATTTTTGCCATTTTGCGCGACTTTTTTTGTTTTTAGCGATTATATGTCTCCTAGTGTGCGTGTGGCAAGCCTAATGAAAAGCAAAGTCTATTACATTTGGACGCACGATAGTATAGGCGTGGGAGAAGATGGCGCGACACATCAACCTATCGAGCAGTTAAGCCATTTCCGTGCTATGCCTAATCTATTGGTATTTCGCCCTGCTGATGGGAACGAGAATGTGGCGTGTTGGCAGGTGGGCTTGGATTCCGCTGTGCCTTGTGCATTTGTGCTAAGTCGTCAAAATCTCCCTATCATCGTCCCTTACACATCTACGCTTAAAGAGCAAGTGCAAAAGGGTGCTTATGTGCTATCTCCTGCAGACAATGCAGCAGTTACATTAATGGCAAGTGGAAGCGAGGTGAGCCTTGCATTAAAAGCAAGCGAAGCCCTCCAAGCAAAGGGTATAGTAGCGCAAGTAGTGAGTGTACCTTGCTTGGATTTGCTATTAAAGCAGCCTAAAAGCTATAGAGAATCTTTATCTCAAGGGAGCAAAGTCCTAGCTATTGAAGCTTCAAGGGGGTTGGAATGGTATGTTGTGGCGGATTATGTGATAGGTATGCAAAGCTTTGGTGCATCGGGCAAAGGCGAGGGATTATTCACACATTTTGGCTTTAGTGTGGAACATATTGTAGAAGTCGCACAGCAGCTTCTTGGCGCAGATTCTTAA
- a CDS encoding PD-(D/E)XK nuclease family protein, translated as MAGESCLKVYSSHRSLVQHLNEGELLSPHIVMGEFFTQLVIVDGYRALPQAMRLPLSMSVLKECAKELERVKFIFEQSFLAFLESSQFLFGFFDELTQAQVSIDEIPLLDTYGDYEDHLRVLKWVENRYKQRLEELKYYDGLILPPQAHIRINESYVRHFSHIDIYIEGIVSKAHLALLSQVAQMTTLRLHFWLDNFNITLPFFTQMKDCKPFHRYMLNPATNEILESAPINRPMCVSTYHFSLRISQVALVFYKIEEWLRNGVNAEEIAVIVPDEHFVSYLALFDKAHNLNFAMGKDITRTQAYKCLENMLGVYEADMQTYPYRQICEMIEANLISLDDRGSKKLRQSLSELLFIWENAGFADCRYKEILELLLEELKKCSIDDVMGGKIRVMGVLESRGFTCKKAIIVDFNEGVIPNVAQDDLFLNSMLRQRLGMPTMRDKEQLQKHYYYGIFSSADEVVVSYVENEDKHKSLLLEELEQYTHITSNDGDKRFALLPHGGKYEYCEDEIMGKIPRFFTPSKLKTLLECPRRYFYQYEESLCKVQEESNVAFMGNVAHQCLESVYRQYIGKKVQLNAKEIYANILTHFKAQYASMSALDGINTQLLAYEIEAFLKEYEDKREVEILYLEEKMKAHYGVFDFSVCADRIQKIGERIEIIDYKYRQNFKVEKNAEKTSDFALILYAEAFKQNNPQYASLPITMCYWDIKGCKIVEEESVEEKNEKLLEHLKIFQDEINFHKCENKQHCHYCDFTDLCDR; from the coding sequence TTGGCGGGTGAATCTTGCTTAAAAGTATATAGCTCTCATCGCTCCTTAGTGCAACATTTGAACGAGGGGGAGCTACTTTCACCGCACATAGTGATGGGCGAGTTTTTCACGCAGCTTGTTATTGTTGATGGATATAGAGCCTTGCCTCAAGCGATGCGTTTGCCCCTGTCTATGTCTGTGCTAAAAGAATGCGCTAAAGAATTAGAACGGGTGAAATTTATTTTCGAGCAGAGTTTTTTAGCTTTTTTAGAATCCTCGCAATTTTTATTTGGCTTCTTTGATGAGCTTACTCAAGCGCAAGTCTCTATTGATGAGATTCCATTGCTTGATACGTATGGGGACTATGAAGACCATTTGCGGGTATTAAAATGGGTGGAAAATCGATACAAGCAACGTTTGGAGGAACTAAAGTATTATGATGGCTTAATTCTGCCTCCACAGGCGCATATACGCATTAATGAATCTTATGTGCGACATTTTTCACACATTGATATATATATTGAGGGAATTGTGAGCAAGGCACATCTTGCGCTTCTATCACAAGTAGCGCAGATGACTACCCTTAGGCTGCATTTTTGGCTTGATAATTTTAATATCACTTTGCCCTTTTTTACCCAAATGAAGGATTGCAAACCTTTTCACCGCTATATGCTTAATCCCGCTACAAATGAGATTTTAGAATCCGCACCCATAAATCGCCCTATGTGCGTGAGTACGTATCATTTTTCACTTCGCATTTCGCAAGTGGCATTAGTTTTTTATAAGATTGAAGAATGGCTTAGAAATGGTGTAAATGCGGAGGAGATCGCTGTAATTGTGCCAGATGAGCATTTTGTAAGCTATTTGGCACTGTTTGATAAAGCGCATAATCTTAACTTTGCAATGGGGAAGGACATCACACGTACACAGGCTTATAAATGCCTAGAAAATATGCTAGGTGTCTATGAAGCGGATATGCAGACTTATCCTTATAGGCAAATATGTGAGATGATTGAAGCAAATCTTATATCACTTGATGATAGAGGAAGTAAAAAGCTTAGGCAAAGTCTAAGTGAGCTGCTTTTTATATGGGAAAATGCGGGGTTTGCAGATTGTCGCTACAAAGAGATTTTAGAGCTTTTGTTAGAGGAGCTAAAAAAATGCAGTATTGATGATGTGATGGGCGGGAAGATTCGCGTGATGGGGGTGCTAGAATCGCGAGGTTTTACGTGTAAGAAGGCTATTATTGTGGATTTTAATGAAGGCGTGATACCAAATGTAGCACAAGATGATTTATTTTTGAACTCTATGCTAAGGCAAAGACTTGGTATGCCGACAATGCGAGATAAGGAGCAACTTCAAAAGCATTATTACTATGGGATTTTTAGCAGTGCTGATGAAGTAGTCGTATCGTATGTGGAGAATGAGGATAAGCATAAAAGCCTTTTACTTGAGGAATTAGAGCAATATACGCATATTACGTCAAATGATGGCGATAAGCGTTTTGCGCTTTTACCACATGGGGGGAAATATGAGTATTGTGAAGATGAGATTATGGGTAAGATTCCGCGCTTTTTTACACCAAGTAAGTTAAAAACGCTCCTAGAATGCCCGAGGCGTTATTTTTACCAATATGAAGAATCTTTGTGTAAAGTGCAAGAAGAGAGTAATGTTGCGTTTATGGGTAATGTCGCACATCAATGTTTAGAATCTGTATATAGGCAGTATATAGGCAAAAAAGTGCAGCTTAATGCAAAGGAAATCTATGCAAATATTCTTACTCACTTTAAGGCACAATATGCTTCTATGAGCGCATTAGATGGCATTAATACACAGCTACTTGCATATGAAATAGAGGCATTTTTAAAAGAATATGAGGATAAAAGAGAGGTGGAGATTCTCTATCTTGAGGAAAAAATGAAAGCCCATTATGGGGTGTTTGACTTTAGTGTGTGTGCGGATAGAATCCAAAAGATAGGAGAGCGTATAGAAATCATTGACTATAAATATCGTCAAAATTTCAAGGTAGAGAAAAATGCAGAAAAAACGAGTGATTTTGCACTTATCCTTTATGCAGAGGCTTTTAAGCAGAATAATCCACAATATGCCTCATTACCTATAACAATGTGCTATTGGGATATTAAGGGCTGTAAGATTGTAGAAGAAGAAAGTGTGGAGGAGAAAAATGAGAAATTACTAGAACACCTTAAAATTTTTCAAGATGAGATAAACTTTCACAAATGCGAGAATAAGCAGCACTGCCATTATTGCGATTTCACAGATTTGTGTGATAGATAA